The following DNA comes from Cytophagales bacterium.
TTCAGGCTGACTTTTTTCTCCACCGTATCACTCAATGAACTGATGGCCACACGCTCTTGTGCCATGCTGTCTCGCTCTCTCAACGTCACGGTGTTGTCTTCCAAAGTCTGGTGATCGACGGTAATGCAATACGGTGTACCAATGGCATCTTGTCTGCGATAACGCTTACCGATGGAATCCTTCGCATCGATTTGCAAGGTGAAATCAATCTTTAATTCATCCAAGATTTTGTTCGCGACTTCAGGCAGTCCGTCTTTGTTCACCAGAGGCATGATCGCCAATTTGTTGGGCGCTAAAGCCGGAGGAATCGCAAGGACAGTTCTTTTCGAACCATCTTCTAATGTCTCTTCTTTATAGGAAGCAGACAATACCGCCAGGAACATACGATCCAGACCGATAGAAGTCTCCACCACGTACGGTACATAGCTTTGATTGGCTTCGGTATCAAAGAACTGCAATTTCTTACCAGAATGTTCCTCGTGCGCTTTCAGGTCAAAGTCTGTTCGGGAGTGAATGCCTTCCAGCTCTTTGAATCCCATCGGGAAATCGTATTCGATATCACAAGCTGCATTGGCGTAGTGCGCCAGGTTCAGGTGGTCGTGGAATCGGTAGCGATCATCTCCCAATCCAAGGGCTTTGTGCCAACTGATGCGCTTTGCTTTCCAGTGTTCGTACCACTCCATTTCTTCGCCAGGCTTAACAAAGAATTGCATTTCCATCTGCTCAAATTCACGCATCCGGAAAATGAACTGACGGGCAATGATCTCGTTACGAAAAGCCTTACCAATCTGAGCAATACCAAACGGAGGTTTCATCCGGGCGGTTTTCTGTACATTGGAGAAGTTCACAAAAATTCCCTGGGCCGTCTCCGGACGGAGGTAGATCTTCCCTGCTTCACCAGCCACAGATCCCATTTCCGTAGAGAACATTAGGTTGAATTGACGCACATCCGTCCAGTTCTTGGACCCGGAAACAGGATCGGCAATGCCCAACTCCTCGATCAAAGTTTTCATATCGGAAAGGTCGCCGCTTTCCATGGCCGCTTTCATGCGGTTCTCGATGGCCGTGATCTGTTCTTTGTAACCGACTACCCGAGGATTAGTAGTGACGAACTGCTCCTCATCAAAAGACTCTCCAAATCGTTTGGCCGCCTTGGTGACTTCTTTCTTGATCTTGCCCTCGATCTTGGCAATCTGATCTTCGATCAGGACATCCGCACGATAGCGCTTCTTGGAGTCTTTGTTATCGATCAAAGGATCGTTGAACGCATCCACGTGACCGGAAGCTTTCCAGGTGGTGGGGTGCATGAAGATCGCGGCATCGATCCCGACAATGTTAGGATTGAGGCGCGTCATTGCCTGCCACCAGTATTGTTTGATGTTGTTCTTCAATTCCGATCCGTAAGGACCATAATCATACGTGGCACTCAGGCCATCATAGATGTCACTAGAAGGGAAAATGAAGCCGTATTCTTTGCAGTGCGCTGCGATGTTTTTGAGCGTTGCAGCATCGTCTGTGTTTGCCATGCCGCAAAAATAGATTTATCGGTCAAAGAAAGAATGATATGGAAGTATTCATTCATAAGATTGGATCCAATTCCCCTCTTGAGAGGGGTTAGGGGTGTGTTATGACTATAAATAAGACAAAATCAATTGACCTTTTAGATTTATTGACCTTAGAGGAAAGTATTCAAAACGCGATTATTCCAACTTGAAAAGGGGTGAAGGGGGATTTTGGAAAATAGTTTTGAATGCTTTCTAAATCCCCTAATTTGAACCTTTCCTCATCACAATGAATTCTCCTCCTTGAGATGCTGTTACTTTGCATCGATAAACACAAACATTGGCATGAGCGCAGATTCACAATCCTTTCGCGAAAAACTGGAAGCACAACATGATTTTCCTGGTCCTTACACCTTCAAGTTCATCATACCTGAAGACAAAAAAGGTGAGGTAGAGGCTCGTTTGCCAAAAGGAGAATTGTCTTACAAAGCCAGCAGTGGTAAAAAATATACCAGCATCACCCTTAAAGCGACCATGAAAAGCAGTGACGAGGTGATTGCCGTTTATACTGAGGTGGCCAAAATTGAAGGCGTACTTTCACTTTAACCTAAAAGAGATATGTGGACAGAAGCAGACAATAAACTAAGCCAGACGTTCGAGTTTAAGAATTTTGTGGAGGCCTTTGGCTTCATGACACAAGTGGCAATCATCGCAGAAAAGATGGATCATCACCCAAATTGGTCCAATGTCTACAACAAGGTGACCATCGAACTCACAACGCATGATGCCGGAAATGTAGTTACAGACAATGACCGCAACCTGGCGAAGGCGATTGATGGCCTTTTGCCTTAGTCAACTTCGGTTTATTTTTACTTCATGCAAGATCTCGCGAAACTTACTCCTTCCATCGTACAGATAGCTAAACAAGCTGGCGAGTTCATCGCCAGGGAAGCGGCTGATTTCGACCAGTCGAAGGTGGAGTTCAAGGGAAAAAGTGACCTGGTTTCTTACGTGGACAAGGGCGCCGAAAAGATCATTGTTGAAGGCCTGAAAGCCTTATTGCCAGAAGCAGGTTTTCTCACCGAAGAAAAGACCGTCGAGCAGACCCAAACGGAACTGACCTGGATCATCGATCCTTTGGATGGTACGACGAATTTCGTTCATGGCTTGCCCGGCTATGCTGTCAGTATAGGATTGTCGCAAGGCAAGGAAGTGATATTAGGAGTCATTTATGAGATCACCCGGGACGAAGCATTCTACGCATGGAAAGGTGGCGGGGCCTACATGAATGGAGCGAAGATTGCCGTATCTCAGGCAGCCAAAATCGATGACAGTCTGCTTGCCACCGGATTTCCGATCTACAATTTTGCCAAGATTACAGAATACCTGACCATCCTCAATGAACTGATGCGTAATTCTCACGGCCTTCGACGTTTAGGAAGTGCCGCGATGGACCTGGCTTATGTGGCTTGTGGGCGTTGTGAAGCTTTTTTTGAATACAACCTGAACTCATGGGATGTTGCTGCCGGTATCATCCTGGTGCAGGAAGCTGGCGGGACGGTAACTGATTTTTCCGGAGGTACGGATGCACTTCATGGACGAGAACTGGTTGCCGGGGGGCCTGTTCACGCAGAATTATTGCATCTGATCAAAGAGAATTGGTGATATCTTTTTACCCAACTTCTGAATGCTAGAAAATCAATCCCTATGACCCCAACCCTAAAGGGTGGTAATTGATTTTCTCCCTTTTCCCCCGGCCGGGTAAGGCTTTAGGGAATTAAAAGGGTTAGAAAGGGACTTTAAATAATCGGGCTAATATCCAAAGTATTATTATAATCCGAATAACTTCTAAATAGGACTGCAACTAAAATTCATCTTAAGGTTTTTTGGTTGATCCATTTTCATACTAAATTCATCCCCAAAGAACGAAACTTCCTATGCTTAAGCTCAGGACCAGAATTATTTTCCTGTTCATCTTCCTGCTTATCGTGGCCCTCAACATGGTCCTGGTATATTTTGAAAAGGAGGCGGGTTCTGGCATTGATACCTTAAGTGATGCTTTTTGGTACATGATTGTCACGTTGACTACTGTGGGATACGGAGACCTCTATCCTGCCAGTACCGGTGGCAAGGTCATTGGATATATTTATGTGTTCGCCAGCCTTGGTATTTTGGGATTCATTTTTAGCTCTATTTCAAGCAAAGTTCAAACCATGTTAGAAGAAAAACGATTGGGACACAGAGGAACAGATTTTGAAAATCACGTCATTTTCTATGGCTGGAATGATTTCAGCAAACTTGTTGCAGAAGAAGTCATCAGTGCCCAGAAGAAAATCGCCATTCTGACGGACAAAAAGGACGATGTAGAATTGATCTATGAGCTATGGGGCAAGGAAAAAGTATTCGTGCTGTTCAGCGATATGGATAACCCGGATTTGTTTGACCGGCTCAATGCCAAATATGCTTCCGTCATCTTTGTTGCCTTGGAAAATGATGCCGATTCGCTCACGGAAAGCATTGACATCCATCGCCACTTGCCGGAAATCGATTTGGTCGTCTCTCTGAAAAACAACAAACTGAAAGAAACTTTTCGAGCGGCTGGTGTCACTTATGTAGTAGCTCAAAATGAAATTGTGTCCAAATTGGTGGCGAGTTACATCTTCGAGCCGGATGTAGCCGACCTGAACCTGGACCTGATCAGTTCTGCAAGGAATGAACATGACTTTGATAATCAGGAATACGAGGTACTGGAGAACAACCCATACATTGGCCAAAATTGTCACGAAGTGTTCTTTTCCTTGAAAAAAGACCATGATGTAGTACTCATGGGCATCAGTAAGCTCAAGAATGGCAAAAGAACGGTTTATGGTAATCCATCCAGAGAAATGAAGGTCGAATTAGGCGATTTTCTGATCATCATGACGAACAATGAGACCATGAGTGAATTCTTTGGGGTACACCAGGGAAGGATGAGTTGATCATGTACTTTGTGTCAATCTAAAATGGCAAAAAGAAAGGGAGCGATGTATTAGGTAACAACCCTAATACACGATGAAACTTCAGAAAAACAAGAAGCATTACAACTTTACGGAAAATCAGAAAACTAATGACAGTCACAGGATATACGGATGTCATTTTCACACTGTAGGCAAATCATTTAAAATCCAGGCAAATAAGAAGTTCAGAAAAGTTAACAAAAGCATACTGTTACAAATAGTCATGGGCGGAATGATTTACCATTTGAGCGATACAGAAAATACATGTGGTGGGACATGTGATGGAATCACCCATTAAGAAGGGTTATATGTTGGGTTTCCATTATTTTTATTCATGTTACCTTCCATGAGATCATGCGCTTCTTTCTATTAATCACACTTTTGGTCCTGGCTTGTTTTTCCATGGCACAAAGGCCTCCTGTACCCAATCTTCCTCAAGTAAATCTTGAAGAAGCAGGATTCGACAGGGATTCCATCAATGTGCTTTACGATAAGGTTGAAAATACGCCACATCGCGATTTTGTAGGTTTGGTTGTGATCAAGGACCATCAGATTGCCATGGAATGGTATTTCAACACGTTCTGGCGCAACCATCTGTTAGATGTCCGATCCACCGGTAAAAGCATAACCTCTCTACTTTTAGGTGTAGCCATCAAGGAAGGGTTGGTAGCAAGTGTCGAGCAGGATGTTTATTCTTTTTTCTCAAAAGAAAAGTACCCAACGCTTCATCATGATTTTAAGCAAATCAAGATCAAACATTTGCTGGACATGGGGTCGGGTCTTCATGCTGATACGGATGATTACCAAACACCCGGAAATGCCGGCCGCTGGATTGGAAAAGACGAATGGGTTTCCTATTTGCTAAGCATTCCTTTGGCCTGGGAGCCTGGCGAGAAATGGGTTTATGCAGATATCAATGCCGTATTGGTCGGAGCAATCATCGAAGAAACATCGGGAATGAGTCTTAGAGATTTTGCCAAAAAGCATGTGTTTGAACCTTTGGGTATCACGGAATTCTATTGGTACACCAATGCCTCCAATCAAACTGGTGGCGCCGGGAATCTATACCTTTCTACCCTCGATTTTGCCAAGTTCGGCGTTTTAGTAGCTAACGAGGGAAAGTGGGGGAATAAACAGATAGTGGACCCGGCGTACATTGAACAACTGATCAATAGAAAGACATTCGATTTGACAGACTATTGGGAGCTTACTGACAGTTACGGTATGCTTTGGTACAAAAAGCGGCAAACCATCAACGGCAAGACGTTTGATTATTTATGGGCTTCAGGAAGAGGAGGCAATCAGTTGATTGTGGTTCCTGACGAAGAAATGGTCATTGCGCTCACGTCAACAGCCTATGGACCCAGGTATGGGCATTCCAGAGCGTCTGAATTTCTATTTGCTATTCTTGGTGCCGTGAAGTGAAAGGGACGTAGTAAGGAACAGCAATAAGGGCAACAGCGCATTCAATTGTCAAAAAATTGAAATGCTCTCTTACAAAATATTCTAATTTACTATCCATGAAAACAGCTTTCAAAATTTTAGCGCTCTCCTTTCTTATTTGGGGGTGCGAAGAGGAGATTAATTTACCCGACCCTACACTCGAAATTCAATTCAAACGCTTTGTTCGAACGCCATGTTGTGTCACTAGCACACCTATCGATGATCAGGAATCAATTGATTTTCGTCTCTTACCGGATTCTATGCTCATCGTCTCCATTCAGGAAGGCAATTTGACTGACCCTGAGATTTTGGAATTAAATGCCATGGGGCGTGATGCCATCCAATACACTTTTGAAATAGAGACAGCTAACGGAGATCGTGAAATTTTCATGTCTGACGAAAATGTGTCTACTTTCGGTAGCGGACTAGGTGTGAATTTTCATAAGGGCATCAGCCTGTCAAACTTGAGAAGGGACTTTGTTATTCCGTTGAACATCGACGAATTGCCTATTCAAGGTAATTCCATCATTGAACTTAGTCCAGGAAGTGATGTCACTATTCATGTACGGTTCACTTCGGAATTTTCCGATTTATCCATCGTACAATCCACTTTAATTCAGCTTTAAGTCAGGGCCCAATTGACGGGTTTTTATCCCTTGTCAAGGATTTGTGGTTTCGTGGGTTGACGGATGGTTATGATCGATGAACAATTCTCTGCTTAACTTTAAGTGGATCGACCTGTGACCTATGAGAAGGATTCATCAATTCCTATTAATTGCTTGTATCATCTTTGCTTGCACGCAAAAAGAAGTTGCTGAAAAGATTGCTGTAGGTGAAGCTACAAATGACATTGCTACCTGTGGCACCCCACCTTCAGCTCCTGAACCGAAAGAAGCTTATGTGATCAAACCCATTGAGCTAATTCCGGAAGCACTGGGTGTTTTCGAGCGCCCCATTCAGACAAAAAGTGTAAAAGCACAGGACTTTTTCAATCAGGGGTTTCAGTTGCGATATGCCTTCGCAATCAATGAAGCCATCAGTTCCTTTCGAGAAGCACAGGAAGAAGATCCTGATTGTGTCATGTGCTACTGGGGCGAGGCCTGGGCATTGGGATCTTACATCAATAGCCACATGAAAGCGGATAAAGCCCCTTTGGCCCTGGAAGCCATAAATAAAGCCCTTGAGTTGTTAGATGAAAATACTGCCGAAGTAGATCGCGCTTTGATTGAGTCGATGCAAGTACGATACGTGGAAGATTTCGATTACGAAACCCGAAGGAATCAGGATTCTCTTTATGCAGATGCCATGGCGAAGGTGCATGAGCGATTTCCGGATGACCTGGATGTAGCGACGCTTTATGCAGACGCACTTTTCCTCTTGGAGCCCAGGGCTGGAACACGGGAAATGGATAACCCACGACTCATGAAAATCCACGAAGCGCTGGAAGGTGTACTGGCAAAAAATATTGAACACCCGGGTGCCTGTCATTTGTATATCCATGCCACTGAGTCTACTGAATATCCTGAATTGGCAGAATCCTGTGCCGACTACCTGGGGAGCACGATTCCAGGAGCAAGTCACATCAACCACATGCCTTCGCATACCTACAATGAAATTGGTCGGTGGGGGGATGGCGTAAGAGCTAATTTACAAGCTTCACAAACCGATCAACTAGCAAAAGATGGCGGTGCGGCTATTGCCACTTATCCGGGTCATAACCTGCACATGTTACTGTATGCCGCTGCCTACGATGGTCAGGGAGCGATCGCTATGCAGGCAGGAAGAGATTTCCATAAATTGACTGATGACAACTATCAACATGCATTGACAGCCATGCGATTCGGACGATTCGATGATATTCTGGAAATGGATAAGCCTGAAGGTGGCGTCATTGAAAAAAGCCTCTGGGATTTTTGTCGAGGATATGCACATCTAAAAAATGACGAACCGGATTTTGCCAGATTGTACCTCAAAAGGGTTCAAAATACAGGTGATACCACCAAAGCCAGGTATCGCTTTTCGCCTGGTGGTCCTGTTCTGAAAGTGGCAGCTAAAATATTGGAAGGAGAGATCGCCTGGATCGAAGGCAAGTATCAGAAAGCCCTTGAGCTGTTCAAAGCAGGTGTAAAATTAGAAGATGACCTGCCATACAGTGAGCCAGAACCCATGCCTTTTGCTGTTCGGCATTGGCTAGGCGCTTTGCAAATGGAACTAAAGCAATACGCAGCAGCGGAAAAAACCTATCGCGAGGAAGTTGCAGATCACCCGCATAATGGTTGGTCCTTGTATGGGTTGCGAGAAGCCATGAAAGTGCAAGGGAAAGCATACGCTGAAGTGGAAGCTGATTTGTTGCAAAGCTGGGCTCGATCGGATACGCGAATTACCAGTTCGAGGTTTTAGTCAGTTACCCAACCAAGTAAGGCGCTTCTCACGATCAAGAGATTGAATCCAAGAATTATTCCTCATCTTCGTTTGTTCAATGACCATGGAATTAACCCTAGACATCAACCCTGAGGAACTAACCACCTACCTGCATGACCAATCCTGGATTGCAGCCAAGGAGGCGGTAATACGTATCGAAAAACCAGGGGAAGGTAACATGAACCGTGTCCTTCGTGCTATCACATCTACAGGATCCATCATCTTGAAGCAGGCCACAGAATTTGTGGTAAAGTATCCTGACATTCCAGCTCCTATTTCACGTATTGATGTTGAGCAGCAATTTTATCAGTTAGCGGCTGTCATTCCGGCCATTCAAAATCGTCAGCCCACGATCATGGGATTTGATGGAGATAATCATGTCCTGGCGATGGAAGATCTGGGCAGTGCTTCGGATTTTACATTTCTTTATCAATCCGGAAAAGTACTGACTGATGACCAGGCAACTTTAATTGGGAATTCATTACAGGCCCTACATGGTCATGAATTTCCAGATGATACAGTCAATCATTTTCCAAAGAATTACGAATTACGAAAGCTCAATCACCAGCACATTTTTGAGCTCCCATTTATGACTGAGAATAGCTTTGATCTCGACGGCTTCACACCCGGACTTCAGGAGGTTTCCTTGAAACATAAGTCCGACGAAGGCCTGAAAACGGCTGCCTCCAATCTTGGTGAAGTATACCTGGGGAATGGAACGAATTTACTTCATGGCGACTATTATCCCGGAAGTTGGTTGAATACGGATAAGGGATTCCAGTTGATTGATCCTGAGTTTTCTTTTTTTGGACCTCCCGAGTTCGATCTAGGAGTATTGCTGGCGCACTTGAAACTGTCAGAGCAGCCAGAAAGTATTCGTGCGATCATTCTCAAATCCTATACTTCTGAAGTTGACGAGACTTTGTTGCAGCAGTTTGAAGGAATTGAGATCATGCGGCGATTGATTGGATTGGCCCAACTGCCACTATCCATGGATTTGGACCGTAAGTCAAAACTGCTCCAATATGCCCATCAACAAGTCATGAAGGCATGAAACCCTACTATCCTTTTAGCTTAATTTTTCTTTTCATAATTGCTTGTCAACCTACATTGGAGAAGCAATCTTTCCCCGCACCAGAAGCATCATCGAGTATCCGCGAAGGGCAAGTACCGGAAGGATTAACGCGGGAAATTTATCAAGATAAACTGCTCGGAATGCTGATTGGATCAGCCATTGGAGATGCGATGGGTGCCCCGGTAGAAATGTGGAGTCGTGACTGGATGCAAGCACAGTACGGATACGTCGATACCTTAGTTCATGTAATCAGAGAAGGATCACCGGAAGGCCCCTGGGAAGACAACATGATGCCTGGAGCGACAACAGATGATACCCGTTGGAAATACTTGATGGGGCAGTATCTCCTGACTCAGGATGATCAGACCTTAGATGATGTGGCGTTTGCGAATTACCTGGTCAGTCTCTATGAAGAAGAAAAACAGGAGGTCCAATCTCTGGAGACCTTTGATCCTGAACCTTTGGAGCAGCAGCTTCGACACATGACCTGGTTGCAAGAGTGGGCCAAGGTAGCCCATCCTTTTGCTGAAGATGACTTACAAGGATATTCCTATGCTTTGAATCGTTTTTACGGAGGAGAGATGTCCTGTGCGGGGATGCTCTACACCCCAATGATAGGGGCGTACTTACCTGGCCAGCCTGTCACGGCTTACGAAGAAGCGTATCGGCTAGGCATTTTTGATCTCGGTTATGCCCGCGATATTTCTGCTTTAAGTGCTGGGTATGTTGCCCAAGCCATGAAACTGAATTCGCCGTATGACAGCATCGCGGGTATCACTCCTGTCTTAGATCCGCTGAAGTATGCGAACAGCCGACTCATTGGAAGACTGGCCCAGCAATCTTATTTCAATGCCAGAAAAATTGTTTACGATGCAAGGTCTATCATCGAAGCTGATCCTAAACTGCGCATACCCAAAGGTTTTAAAAGATCGGCATTAGAATTCACACAAATGACGCAAGCTTTTCAGGCCCTTGATCAACAAATGCAACAGATCCCTTTTCATGCCGGAGAAATCCACCTGATCAATTTGACAGCCTTGCTATACAGTGAAGGGGATT
Coding sequences within:
- a CDS encoding glycine--tRNA ligase, translating into MANTDDAATLKNIAAHCKEYGFIFPSSDIYDGLSATYDYGPYGSELKNNIKQYWWQAMTRLNPNIVGIDAAIFMHPTTWKASGHVDAFNDPLIDNKDSKKRYRADVLIEDQIAKIEGKIKKEVTKAAKRFGESFDEEQFVTTNPRVVGYKEQITAIENRMKAAMESGDLSDMKTLIEELGIADPVSGSKNWTDVRQFNLMFSTEMGSVAGEAGKIYLRPETAQGIFVNFSNVQKTARMKPPFGIAQIGKAFRNEIIARQFIFRMREFEQMEMQFFVKPGEEMEWYEHWKAKRISWHKALGLGDDRYRFHDHLNLAHYANAACDIEYDFPMGFKELEGIHSRTDFDLKAHEEHSGKKLQFFDTEANQSYVPYVVETSIGLDRMFLAVLSASYKEETLEDGSKRTVLAIPPALAPNKLAIMPLVNKDGLPEVANKILDELKIDFTLQIDAKDSIGKRYRRQDAIGTPYCITVDHQTLEDNTVTLRERDSMAQERVAISSLSDTVEKKVSLKELLKQI
- a CDS encoding DUF493 family protein, which codes for MSADSQSFREKLEAQHDFPGPYTFKFIIPEDKKGEVEARLPKGELSYKASSGKKYTSITLKATMKSSDEVIAVYTEVAKIEGVLSL
- a CDS encoding 4a-hydroxytetrahydrobiopterin dehydratase; protein product: MWTEADNKLSQTFEFKNFVEAFGFMTQVAIIAEKMDHHPNWSNVYNKVTIELTTHDAGNVVTDNDRNLAKAIDGLLP
- a CDS encoding inositol monophosphatase family protein, producing MQDLAKLTPSIVQIAKQAGEFIAREAADFDQSKVEFKGKSDLVSYVDKGAEKIIVEGLKALLPEAGFLTEEKTVEQTQTELTWIIDPLDGTTNFVHGLPGYAVSIGLSQGKEVILGVIYEITRDEAFYAWKGGGAYMNGAKIAVSQAAKIDDSLLATGFPIYNFAKITEYLTILNELMRNSHGLRRLGSAAMDLAYVACGRCEAFFEYNLNSWDVAAGIILVQEAGGTVTDFSGGTDALHGRELVAGGPVHAELLHLIKENW
- a CDS encoding ion channel; its protein translation is MLKLRTRIIFLFIFLLIVALNMVLVYFEKEAGSGIDTLSDAFWYMIVTLTTVGYGDLYPASTGGKVIGYIYVFASLGILGFIFSSISSKVQTMLEEKRLGHRGTDFENHVIFYGWNDFSKLVAEEVISAQKKIAILTDKKDDVELIYELWGKEKVFVLFSDMDNPDLFDRLNAKYASVIFVALENDADSLTESIDIHRHLPEIDLVVSLKNNKLKETFRAAGVTYVVAQNEIVSKLVASYIFEPDVADLNLDLISSARNEHDFDNQEYEVLENNPYIGQNCHEVFFSLKKDHDVVLMGISKLKNGKRTVYGNPSREMKVELGDFLIIMTNNETMSEFFGVHQGRMS
- a CDS encoding serine hydrolase — translated: MRFFLLITLLVLACFSMAQRPPVPNLPQVNLEEAGFDRDSINVLYDKVENTPHRDFVGLVVIKDHQIAMEWYFNTFWRNHLLDVRSTGKSITSLLLGVAIKEGLVASVEQDVYSFFSKEKYPTLHHDFKQIKIKHLLDMGSGLHADTDDYQTPGNAGRWIGKDEWVSYLLSIPLAWEPGEKWVYADINAVLVGAIIEETSGMSLRDFAKKHVFEPLGITEFYWYTNASNQTGGAGNLYLSTLDFAKFGVLVANEGKWGNKQIVDPAYIEQLINRKTFDLTDYWELTDSYGMLWYKKRQTINGKTFDYLWASGRGGNQLIVVPDEEMVIALTSTAYGPRYGHSRASEFLFAILGAVK
- a CDS encoding phosphotransferase, producing the protein MELTLDINPEELTTYLHDQSWIAAKEAVIRIEKPGEGNMNRVLRAITSTGSIILKQATEFVVKYPDIPAPISRIDVEQQFYQLAAVIPAIQNRQPTIMGFDGDNHVLAMEDLGSASDFTFLYQSGKVLTDDQATLIGNSLQALHGHEFPDDTVNHFPKNYELRKLNHQHIFELPFMTENSFDLDGFTPGLQEVSLKHKSDEGLKTAASNLGEVYLGNGTNLLHGDYYPGSWLNTDKGFQLIDPEFSFFGPPEFDLGVLLAHLKLSEQPESIRAIILKSYTSEVDETLLQQFEGIEIMRRLIGLAQLPLSMDLDRKSKLLQYAHQQVMKA
- a CDS encoding ADP-ribosylglycohydrolase family protein, coding for MKPYYPFSLIFLFIIACQPTLEKQSFPAPEASSSIREGQVPEGLTREIYQDKLLGMLIGSAIGDAMGAPVEMWSRDWMQAQYGYVDTLVHVIREGSPEGPWEDNMMPGATTDDTRWKYLMGQYLLTQDDQTLDDVAFANYLVSLYEEEKQEVQSLETFDPEPLEQQLRHMTWLQEWAKVAHPFAEDDLQGYSYALNRFYGGEMSCAGMLYTPMIGAYLPGQPVTAYEEAYRLGIFDLGYARDISALSAGYVAQAMKLNSPYDSIAGITPVLDPLKYANSRLIGRLAQQSYFNARKIVYDARSIIEADPKLRIPKGFKRSALEFTQMTQAFQALDQQMQQIPFHAGEIHLINLTALLYSEGDFRLAMEFIVNFGRDNDTVAAVTGAILGAYVGYENLPKGLALPVLKTSKETIGIDLEALSQQLTDKLFGNEEVNN